The following are encoded together in the Bacillus sp. V2I10 genome:
- a CDS encoding ABC transporter substrate-binding protein, which translates to MKKFISLLIVIMLFILSGCGAPTPQKPGKSSQAGGQENVGAKQITIAGNGGVIERAIRDVIAPKFKEETGIQVNYIAGLSGEILSKVELQKNAPQIDVALFVPVDVQRAKEKELTETVDESNVENMKHVDQRFIAVEGAAAPAFGLVIAPAYNTETFEKNELKPIESWNDLISPDYKGKTAFSDINNDWGFNTLNALALANGGSTENMEPGFEKAKDLAGYSSTFYKNSTQMMPALQQGAADVTVMGSYAIAELAASGLPIKMIVPKEGVPLQAFSAALVKNTPHEAEALEFINYLISEEAQGLISEGGFYPIVEGMKIPDKYEDSIGLKESDKTFKPDFAKFAEIRAEWSDKWAKEVTPELGKKLD; encoded by the coding sequence ATGAAAAAATTCATTAGTCTGTTAATCGTCATTATGCTTTTTATACTTTCTGGATGTGGCGCTCCCACACCTCAAAAACCTGGTAAATCAAGTCAAGCTGGCGGACAAGAAAATGTTGGGGCTAAGCAGATCACCATTGCAGGAAATGGCGGAGTTATTGAAAGAGCCATTCGTGATGTCATCGCCCCAAAATTCAAAGAAGAAACGGGCATTCAAGTAAATTACATAGCCGGATTATCAGGTGAAATTCTTTCTAAGGTTGAATTGCAAAAAAATGCACCCCAAATAGATGTAGCTCTTTTTGTGCCAGTCGATGTACAAAGAGCGAAGGAGAAAGAACTCACAGAGACGGTTGATGAGAGCAATGTAGAGAATATGAAACATGTTGATCAGAGATTTATTGCCGTTGAAGGTGCTGCTGCTCCAGCATTTGGACTTGTGATTGCTCCTGCTTATAATACCGAAACATTTGAAAAAAATGAATTGAAACCAATTGAATCATGGAATGATTTGATATCTCCTGATTATAAAGGGAAAACAGCCTTCTCTGATATTAATAATGACTGGGGTTTTAACACACTTAACGCTTTGGCATTAGCAAATGGGGGCAGTACTGAAAACATGGAGCCTGGATTTGAGAAAGCAAAGGACTTAGCTGGATATTCAAGTACGTTTTATAAAAACTCGACTCAGATGATGCCTGCATTACAACAGGGAGCAGCTGATGTCACTGTGATGGGAAGTTATGCTATAGCAGAGCTTGCCGCATCAGGGCTGCCAATTAAAATGATCGTGCCGAAAGAAGGGGTACCCCTGCAGGCATTTAGTGCAGCCCTTGTAAAAAATACCCCTCATGAAGCTGAAGCGCTTGAATTCATAAACTATTTAATTAGTGAGGAAGCACAAGGGCTTATTTCTGAAGGAGGGTTCTATCCAATTGTTGAGGGCATGAAAATACCGGATAAATATGAAGATTCAATTGGACTGAAGGAATCGGATAAAACATTTAAGCCAGACTTTGCGAAGTTTGCAGAAATTCGGGCTGAATGGTCGGATAAATGGGCTAAAGAAGTAACACCTGAACTTGGAAAGAAACTTGACTGA
- a CDS encoding TAXI family TRAP transporter solute-binding subunit has protein sequence MNRRIICAGIILCLFFPAGCQSSTKHQEIPSPAAANQSLMEEHKLDNYSVITIATGDMSGVYYSLGQAIADTYEKNSRKAVAAQVTNASIQNTELVSQKEAELGFASVDVLNRTGTSKGAANINKIRALTGLYSNYVHIVTSEKSGIKELSDLDGKRISVGTEGSGTKLIAERTLSAAGLSDTVHKYELSFSQSSDALRNGIIDAAFYSSGLPNPEISEISGYNTGVKLVPIPEKIVNELTKRYGFYTPKIIPADTYSNINHDTMTISVRNVLLTHVDLSNKEAYDLVHFFYTHLSELQKIHPAAKEIQLQNAKIGIPIAFHPGAQTYYSDEEIHHD, from the coding sequence ATGAATCGGCGAATAATCTGTGCTGGAATCATTTTGTGCTTGTTTTTTCCAGCAGGATGTCAGTCATCAACTAAGCATCAGGAAATCCCATCTCCTGCTGCAGCAAATCAGTCTTTAATGGAAGAACATAAACTAGACAATTACAGTGTGATCACAATTGCCACTGGTGATATGTCAGGAGTCTATTATTCCCTTGGACAAGCCATAGCAGATACGTATGAAAAAAACAGCCGGAAAGCAGTCGCTGCACAAGTGACAAACGCATCTATTCAGAATACTGAGCTAGTCAGTCAAAAGGAAGCAGAATTAGGTTTTGCATCAGTTGATGTATTAAACCGCACAGGTACTTCAAAAGGTGCAGCAAATATAAACAAAATTCGTGCACTAACAGGTCTTTATTCCAATTATGTTCATATCGTCACCTCTGAAAAAAGCGGTATAAAAGAATTAAGCGATTTAGATGGAAAGCGAATCAGTGTAGGCACTGAAGGAAGCGGAACAAAATTAATAGCGGAACGAACTTTATCAGCAGCGGGACTCTCGGACACGGTTCATAAGTATGAGCTCTCATTTTCACAATCGTCAGATGCTTTGCGGAATGGCATAATTGATGCGGCTTTTTATTCATCAGGCCTGCCAAATCCGGAGATTTCTGAAATTTCAGGATATAATACAGGCGTCAAATTAGTTCCTATTCCTGAAAAAATAGTGAATGAGCTTACTAAGAGGTATGGTTTTTATACACCTAAGATAATCCCAGCAGACACTTACAGCAATATTAATCATGACACAATGACTATTTCTGTAAGAAATGTCCTTTTGACACATGTGGATTTGTCTAATAAAGAAGCTTATGATCTAGTTCATTTTTTTTACACTCATCTATCAGAACTCCAAAAAATACATCCTGCTGCTAAGGAGATACAGCTTCAAAATGCAAAAATAGGTATTCCAATCGCTTTTCATCCTGGTGCACAAACCTATTACTCAGACGAGGAAATTCATCATGATTAG
- a CDS encoding sigma-54 dependent transcriptional regulator: MKPHILVIDDEKAICASLSFALEDDYLISTATDPLQGLRIVKERPVDLILLDLRIGGRNGLDVLKELKQMAPSITVIMITAYASIESSIEAIKLGAYYYIVKPINIEELQMLILKALEYKQLSYQLETLQNELNNKRGFDHFLGKSKAMEQVFSMIDRIKNIDSSVLITGESGTGKELVARSIHTSGRRKNGPLQIVNCAAIPELLLESELFGYEKGAFTGATQRKQGKWAAANGGTLFLDEISEMPLQLQVKLLRALQEREITPLGSNTKIPVDVRIISAANKNLEQMVQEGTFREDLFFRLNVIPITVPPLRERKEDLSLLIDYYLKKYCKEMEKSQKSFSCTAHKRLLEYSYPGNVRELCNIIEYAVALSLEEVIKVEDLPQNVQGQKPAFYTEAEEKVTNLQIPIGISMKEIEKKAIAATLNHFDWHRQKTANILKISERSLRDKIKLYDIK; this comes from the coding sequence ATGAAGCCCCATATATTAGTCATAGATGATGAAAAAGCAATTTGTGCTTCTCTCAGCTTTGCACTTGAAGACGATTATCTCATATCCACAGCTACGGATCCTTTGCAAGGTCTCAGAATTGTTAAAGAAAGGCCCGTTGATCTTATACTGCTCGATCTCCGTATCGGTGGAAGAAATGGCCTTGATGTTTTAAAAGAATTAAAACAAATGGCACCATCTATAACAGTTATTATGATAACGGCATACGCTTCGATTGAATCATCGATAGAAGCAATTAAACTAGGTGCCTACTACTATATTGTAAAACCGATCAACATAGAAGAGCTTCAAATGCTTATCTTGAAAGCACTTGAATACAAGCAGCTTTCCTATCAGCTGGAAACCTTACAAAATGAATTAAATAATAAGAGGGGCTTTGATCATTTTTTGGGGAAAAGCAAAGCCATGGAACAAGTTTTTTCAATGATAGACAGAATCAAGAACATTGATTCAAGCGTACTGATCACGGGTGAAAGCGGAACAGGAAAAGAGCTTGTAGCAAGGAGCATTCATACCTCGGGCAGAAGAAAAAATGGTCCGCTTCAAATCGTGAATTGTGCAGCAATTCCAGAATTGCTGCTGGAATCGGAGTTGTTTGGGTACGAAAAGGGGGCTTTTACCGGTGCAACGCAAAGAAAACAGGGAAAATGGGCTGCTGCAAATGGAGGTACACTTTTTCTTGATGAAATCAGTGAAATGCCACTTCAGCTGCAAGTGAAATTGCTTCGCGCTTTGCAAGAGCGGGAGATTACGCCGCTCGGATCAAATACTAAAATTCCAGTTGATGTCAGGATTATTAGTGCTGCAAATAAAAATCTGGAACAAATGGTACAAGAAGGGACTTTCCGAGAGGATTTATTTTTTAGATTAAATGTCATTCCTATAACGGTACCTCCGCTTAGAGAAAGAAAAGAAGATTTATCACTATTAATAGATTACTATTTGAAGAAGTACTGCAAAGAAATGGAAAAGAGTCAAAAATCGTTCTCTTGTACGGCTCATAAACGATTGCTTGAATACAGTTATCCAGGGAATGTCAGGGAGCTTTGCAATATAATCGAGTACGCAGTAGCTTTGTCGTTAGAAGAAGTGATAAAGGTAGAAGATTTGCCGCAGAATGTTCAGGGTCAGAAGCCTGCATTTTACACTGAAGCTGAAGAAAAAGTGACGAACCTTCAAATTCCTATTGGGATAAGCATGAAAGAGATTGAAAAAAAAGCCATTGCCGCCACTCTGAATCACTTTGACTGGCACCGTCAAAAAACAGCTAACATACTGAAAATTTCAGAAAGAAGTCTTCGGGATAAAATTAAACTGTATGATATTAAATAA
- a CDS encoding transporter substrate-binding domain-containing protein encodes MIKLNIYNALCLILFLTLAIFNPPRIFAVGQTYKIAGEWALPPFSYTREDGTLTGLSIDLMEKVAADNEVDFEYIPMSMHEAEQALQNGTVDAIAGMKYSVEKEKYFDFSHSYFTMSDSLIIPVESEDSIHEITDVKSQHVTLENRTKVLDTLSNMRISNLTVAANQYSGLLTLLKGRAEVFIGNKWTAGFYLEHLNESDQYIIRDEVIEPADYTIAVKEGNENLLGMVNHTLTVLEAKGELNTLISDWLMTKTKTEIVRLEKFIFLLTLVISAAALILLFSYIWNHRLKKAVLRKTYELWQLNKDLQNQQQKIADSHAFKNQILNQIHTGIVTFDLNFTMTSYNKRALEMFQFSADPALHDQHSDLMSELFIQYQSRNINKYDVPSIHMLEFYDNGQRKFYYYRMRQMYDSQDVHTGYLLSINDETEKKKLEQKLIIQEKLHALGQLVAGVAHEIRNPLTSIKTFIDMLPVKYDRPHFRESIIEHLPAEVNRLNMIVTDLLDYARPRQPNKQSYSSIELTSLLKFLHVTMDNKKIDFEQSINENLVFFIDPQQIRQVLLNLLLNAIDAVEGLKNKKIKISVGKVDKYYGQIIIEDTGKGINQEDLTHIFEPFYTSKEKGVGLGLTLSYNLVRENDGDILVKSCKNNGTVFTVILPLYEEERKNEAPYISHR; translated from the coding sequence ATGATTAAGTTAAACATTTACAATGCTCTTTGTCTCATTCTTTTTCTGACGTTGGCAATCTTCAATCCTCCAAGAATATTTGCTGTTGGGCAAACATACAAAATAGCTGGAGAATGGGCCCTGCCTCCATTTTCATATACAAGAGAGGATGGAACACTAACTGGTCTTAGTATTGATTTAATGGAAAAAGTAGCTGCAGACAATGAGGTGGATTTTGAATATATACCTATGAGCATGCATGAAGCAGAACAAGCGCTTCAAAATGGAACTGTTGATGCAATCGCAGGCATGAAATACAGCGTGGAGAAAGAAAAGTATTTCGACTTTTCTCATTCTTATTTTACAATGTCAGATTCACTTATCATACCAGTGGAAAGTGAAGACTCCATCCATGAAATAACAGACGTTAAGAGTCAGCATGTGACGCTTGAAAATCGGACAAAAGTTCTTGATACATTGTCCAATATGCGAATTTCAAATTTAACTGTTGCTGCAAATCAATATTCAGGTCTTCTTACTCTTTTAAAAGGTCGTGCAGAAGTTTTTATCGGCAATAAATGGACAGCCGGGTTCTATTTGGAGCATTTAAATGAAAGCGATCAATATATCATCCGGGATGAGGTGATTGAGCCGGCTGATTATACAATTGCAGTAAAAGAAGGCAATGAAAATTTGCTCGGAATGGTAAATCATACTCTCACTGTTTTAGAAGCGAAAGGTGAACTAAACACTCTTATTTCTGATTGGCTGATGACGAAGACAAAAACAGAAATTGTCCGTTTGGAAAAATTTATTTTTCTGCTGACACTTGTTATATCAGCAGCTGCACTTATTCTGCTCTTTAGCTATATTTGGAATCACCGTTTAAAAAAAGCAGTCCTCAGAAAAACATATGAGCTTTGGCAATTAAATAAAGATTTGCAAAATCAGCAGCAGAAAATTGCCGATAGCCATGCTTTTAAAAATCAAATTTTAAATCAAATTCATACAGGCATTGTCACATTTGATCTTAATTTTACAATGACAAGCTATAACAAGAGAGCATTAGAAATGTTTCAATTCTCAGCAGATCCTGCACTTCACGATCAGCATTCAGACCTCATGAGTGAGCTTTTCATCCAATATCAATCCAGGAATATAAACAAATATGACGTGCCTTCCATTCATATGCTCGAATTTTATGATAATGGACAAAGAAAGTTTTATTATTACCGCATGCGGCAAATGTACGATTCACAAGATGTGCATACAGGATATCTGCTTTCCATAAACGATGAAACAGAAAAGAAAAAATTAGAACAAAAGCTGATTATTCAAGAAAAACTCCATGCTTTAGGTCAGCTTGTAGCCGGAGTTGCACATGAAATACGAAATCCATTAACGTCTATTAAAACCTTCATCGATATGCTTCCAGTTAAATATGACAGGCCCCACTTCAGAGAGTCGATTATAGAGCATTTACCTGCTGAGGTGAACAGATTGAATATGATTGTCACTGATTTGCTCGATTATGCCAGACCCCGGCAGCCAAATAAACAAAGTTACTCTTCCATCGAACTGACTTCACTGCTTAAGTTTCTGCACGTTACGATGGACAATAAAAAGATTGACTTCGAACAATCAATTAATGAAAATCTTGTTTTTTTTATCGATCCACAGCAAATCAGACAAGTGCTCCTTAATTTATTATTAAATGCAATAGATGCCGTAGAAGGTTTAAAAAATAAAAAAATTAAAATTTCTGTCGGAAAAGTGGATAAGTATTACGGACAAATAATCATTGAAGATACAGGAAAAGGAATAAATCAGGAGGATTTGACCCACATTTTTGAACCGTTTTATACAAGCAAAGAGAAGGGGGTAGGCTTGGGTCTTACCCTATCCTATAACTTAGTCAGGGAAAATGATGGGGATATTCTTGTAAAGAGCTGCAAAAACAATGGAACTGTATTTACGGTGATTTTACCTTTGTATGAAGAGGAGAGAAAAAATGAAGCCCCATATATTAGTCATAGATGA
- a CDS encoding CaiB/BaiF CoA-transferase family protein: MGRALEGVKIIDLSRVLAGPFCTMVLGDLGADIIKIEHHESGDETRAWGPPFVNGESAYYLCANRNKQSITLNLKSEKGKEIFYHLVSSGDVVVQNFKTGTLEKMGLGYEQLKMSNPALIMASITGFGLNGPYKDLPGYDYMIQAMSGLMSITGEPEGKPVKVGVAIADVLTGLYTCIGIMTALYHRERTGEGQEIDISLMDCQVASLINVASNFLCSGTQPERLGNQHPNIVPYQLFSALDGDFVVAVGNDDQFRRFTSQLGVPDLADMKEFCNNEARIQNKDRLITICEDILKRKTRKEWKELFDSNGIPNGPINTIKEMFDDPQIKAREMVVKMKHPLIEDLQLTGSPLKLSKTPVTMNKYPPLYGEHTDEILQQLGYSKEQIFEFKQNKVI; the protein is encoded by the coding sequence ATGGGAAGAGCATTAGAAGGAGTAAAAATAATTGATTTATCACGTGTGTTAGCTGGCCCTTTTTGCACCATGGTCCTTGGTGATTTAGGGGCAGACATTATTAAAATTGAGCATCATGAATCTGGTGATGAAACAAGAGCCTGGGGGCCGCCATTTGTTAATGGGGAGAGTGCATATTATTTATGCGCTAACAGAAATAAACAAAGCATAACTCTTAATCTTAAATCAGAGAAAGGAAAAGAAATTTTTTATCATCTTGTATCTTCCGGTGATGTCGTGGTTCAAAATTTCAAAACAGGTACATTAGAGAAAATGGGTTTAGGCTACGAACAATTAAAAATGAGTAATCCTGCACTAATCATGGCTTCCATTACAGGGTTTGGATTAAATGGTCCATATAAAGATTTACCTGGTTACGATTATATGATTCAAGCGATGAGCGGATTAATGAGCATCACAGGTGAACCAGAAGGAAAACCTGTGAAAGTGGGGGTTGCAATTGCTGATGTTTTAACCGGTTTATATACATGCATAGGAATTATGACAGCTTTGTATCACAGAGAAAGAACAGGAGAGGGGCAGGAAATCGATATTTCATTAATGGACTGTCAAGTCGCTTCTTTAATCAATGTGGCCAGTAATTTTTTATGCAGCGGGACCCAGCCTGAAAGATTGGGAAATCAGCATCCAAATATTGTACCCTATCAGTTGTTCTCTGCATTGGATGGGGATTTCGTCGTTGCCGTTGGAAACGATGATCAATTTCGAAGGTTTACAAGTCAATTGGGAGTACCGGATTTAGCAGACATGAAAGAGTTTTGCAATAATGAAGCGAGAATTCAAAATAAGGATCGATTAATAACGATATGTGAAGATATTTTAAAAAGGAAAACAAGAAAGGAATGGAAGGAACTGTTTGATAGTAACGGAATACCAAACGGTCCTATAAATACAATAAAAGAAATGTTTGATGATCCGCAAATAAAAGCTAGAGAGATGGTGGTGAAAATGAAACATCCGCTAATTGAAGACCTTCAATTAACAGGATCTCCTCTAAAACTATCGAAAACTCCTGTAACTATGAATAAATACCCTCCGCTATATGGAGAACATACTGACGAAATTCTGCAGCAGCTGGGTTATAGTAAAGAACAAATTTTTGAATTTAAACAAAATAAGGTTATTTAA
- a CDS encoding short chain dehydrogenase gives MRLLLVGASGTIGNAILKEFGKDHEIIRAGRNGADVEVDFTSPESIKKMYETAGKVDAVISAAGRAQFAPLEELTPELNETGIMSKLKGQINLVLLGIPFINDGGSFTLTSGVMMDDPILKGASAAMANGGIQAFVRASAIEMPRGIRINNVSPNVLIESMDKYADFFQGFKAVPAADVALAYKKSVLGAQTGQTYKVY, from the coding sequence ATGAGACTATTATTAGTAGGTGCAAGCGGAACAATCGGAAATGCGATTTTAAAAGAATTTGGCAAAGATCATGAAATCATTCGCGCAGGCCGGAATGGCGCAGACGTGGAAGTAGACTTCACATCTCCCGAAAGCATAAAAAAGATGTATGAAACTGCAGGTAAAGTAGACGCAGTTATCAGCGCCGCGGGAAGAGCACAATTTGCACCTCTTGAAGAACTAACGCCTGAATTAAATGAAACAGGGATCATGAGCAAATTAAAAGGTCAAATCAACCTTGTCTTACTTGGTATTCCTTTTATAAACGACGGCGGCAGTTTTACCCTGACCAGCGGAGTGATGATGGATGATCCGATTCTTAAAGGAGCTTCTGCAGCCATGGCCAACGGAGGAATTCAGGCTTTTGTCAGAGCATCAGCCATCGAAATGCCTCGCGGGATCCGCATCAACAACGTAAGTCCAAATGTCCTCATTGAATCAATGGATAAGTATGCTGATTTTTTTCAAGGCTTTAAAGCTGTTCCGGCAGCGGATGTTGCGCTTGCCTATAAAAAGAGTGTCCTTGGTGCACAAACCGGCCAAACTTATAAAGTGTATTAA
- a CDS encoding phospholipase D family protein: MTKPNVTEPVIIKKRKRKLFLGSVLFLMLLSACIAVYHYSKPLPAGISHEGDIHSSGQVEFLYDLTFENGDSITHDQVIFNQIETMIDEADDFILIDMFLFNDEYDRSASYPALSRSLMEALIEKKQQDKEVEITVITDRINTFYGSYPSEIAEKLKEQGIQVVFTDLKPLRDSNPFYSGGHRTFLQWFGTSGSGWIPNAFSPDSPDVTLRSYLDLLNFKANHRKVVVNEKEGLVTSANPHDGSSLHSNIAFLVKGDILRELVQTEKAVADLSGAEIEIAESAAVFEQAESGEYDVQLLTEGKIKKHLLDELKKTQKQEKITVGAFYLSDRDIVGELLAASKRGADVKLILDANKDAFGREKNGVPNRPVAHELVTESDQKIKVRWYKTNGEQYHTKLVFFERDQEATVIGGSANFTKRNLGDFNLETDLKITGPEGTGMMADIEEYFHTIWTNESGTYTENYEVFADDSFGLRFLYRFQEWSGISSF, encoded by the coding sequence ATGACAAAACCAAATGTTACAGAACCAGTCATTATAAAAAAACGAAAGAGGAAGCTTTTTCTTGGATCTGTCCTGTTCTTGATGCTGCTTAGTGCATGTATCGCTGTTTATCATTATTCAAAACCCCTTCCCGCAGGGATTTCGCATGAAGGGGACATTCATTCTTCCGGTCAGGTTGAGTTTTTATATGATCTTACCTTTGAAAATGGAGATAGCATCACACATGATCAGGTTATTTTTAATCAGATTGAAACCATGATTGACGAAGCTGACGATTTTATCCTGATAGATATGTTCCTGTTTAACGATGAATACGACCGTTCCGCGAGCTACCCTGCTTTATCAAGGAGTTTAATGGAGGCATTAATAGAAAAAAAACAGCAGGACAAAGAAGTTGAAATAACGGTTATTACAGATCGCATAAATACCTTTTACGGTTCATATCCGTCTGAAATTGCAGAAAAACTGAAGGAACAGGGGATCCAGGTTGTGTTTACGGATTTGAAGCCGCTGAGAGATTCCAATCCTTTTTATTCAGGCGGGCACCGGACGTTTCTTCAATGGTTTGGAACGTCTGGCAGCGGCTGGATTCCAAATGCCTTTAGTCCGGACTCTCCAGATGTCACGCTGAGATCATATCTGGATCTTCTGAACTTTAAAGCCAATCACCGAAAAGTAGTAGTGAACGAGAAAGAGGGACTTGTTACTTCTGCCAATCCGCATGACGGCAGCTCGCTGCATTCCAACATTGCTTTTCTCGTCAAAGGTGACATTTTGAGGGAACTTGTTCAAACAGAAAAAGCCGTAGCGGACCTTTCAGGGGCAGAGATAGAGATTGCCGAAAGCGCAGCTGTTTTCGAGCAGGCAGAATCCGGTGAGTATGATGTTCAGCTTTTGACAGAAGGTAAAATTAAAAAACATCTGCTTGATGAACTGAAAAAGACGCAAAAACAAGAGAAAATTACGGTTGGAGCGTTTTATTTATCAGACCGCGATATTGTAGGAGAACTGCTTGCAGCATCAAAAAGAGGGGCTGATGTGAAGCTGATCCTGGATGCCAACAAAGATGCATTTGGACGCGAAAAGAATGGTGTCCCAAACAGACCTGTTGCTCATGAACTGGTTACGGAATCTGATCAAAAGATTAAAGTGCGATGGTACAAAACAAATGGGGAACAGTATCATACAAAGCTGGTCTTTTTTGAGAGAGATCAAGAGGCAACAGTGATTGGAGGCTCCGCAAATTTCACAAAGCGGAATCTGGGTGATTTTAACCTTGAAACGGATTTAAAGATAACTGGTCCTGAGGGCACTGGTATGATGGCAGATATCGAAGAGTATTTCCATACGATCTGGACTAACGAGTCAGGTACTTATACAGAAAATTATGAGGTCTTTGCAGATGATTCGTTTGGACTTCGGTTTCTATATCGCTTTCAGGAGTGGAGCGGCATCTCAAGCTTTTAG
- a CDS encoding response regulator transcription factor: MNKPTILIIDDEEPMRSLIKTFLYKDGYAVLETTNGLEGLELISKKEPDLILVDVMMPFMDGFVFAEELKKSYNIPLIFLSAKGEEWDKIIGLKLGGDDYIVKPFHPGELLARIESVLRRANYSTKQNTELSIGPLVLDSMAFRAYIHGMPLSLTLKEFEMLSLLAKNKGTVFSRDQLLQSVWGDDYKGTGRTVDTHIKTLRLKLKDEAKLIQTVWSVGYKFEA; the protein is encoded by the coding sequence GTGAATAAACCGACGATTTTGATAATAGATGATGAAGAACCGATGAGATCATTGATTAAGACCTTTTTATACAAAGATGGATACGCGGTATTGGAAACTACTAATGGTCTGGAAGGCCTTGAATTGATTTCAAAGAAAGAACCTGATCTTATCCTTGTAGATGTGATGATGCCTTTTATGGATGGATTTGTTTTTGCAGAAGAATTGAAGAAATCTTATAACATCCCTCTCATCTTTTTATCTGCCAAAGGAGAAGAATGGGATAAAATTATTGGGCTTAAGCTTGGAGGGGATGATTATATTGTTAAACCTTTCCATCCCGGGGAGCTGCTTGCGCGGATTGAATCCGTGTTAAGAAGAGCCAATTACTCAACCAAGCAGAACACAGAATTATCTATAGGTCCGCTCGTTCTGGATTCCATGGCCTTCCGTGCCTACATACATGGTATGCCGCTTTCCTTAACACTGAAAGAATTTGAAATGCTGTCACTTCTCGCAAAAAATAAAGGGACTGTTTTTTCCCGTGATCAGCTTTTGCAGTCTGTTTGGGGAGATGATTACAAAGGCACCGGCAGGACAGTCGATACTCATATTAAAACCCTGCGGCTAAAATTAAAGGATGAGGCAAAGCTGATTCAGACTGTATGGAGTGTAGGGTATAAGTTTGAAGCCTGA
- a CDS encoding phosphoglycerate dehydrogenase — translation MSLITLDKVKKIKTLNNIAEGGLNVFHKDTFTVDNDCENPDAIIVRSFNMHSMEFGNNLKAIARAGAGVNNIPVDKCTEQGIVVFNTPGANANAVKEMVLTSLMASSRNLFAGVSWTKTLEGKGEQVPKLVEAGKKQFAGKEIKGKTLGVIGLGAIGAFVANDAIALDMDVIGFDPFISVDTAWNLSRNVKRALTIEELFASADYITVHTPLTEDTRRMFNQATFSIMKPGVHILNFSRGELVNETDMEAALECGIVGKYITDFPNENVLKMKNTVSIPHLGASTKESEENCAIMAGRQIRDFLQTGNIKNSVNFPNACLPYTGKQRVAAFHQNVPGMVGKITSAISSYDLNIADMVNRSRGEYAYTMIDIDNNVTSDIIPRLEEKIYKIAGIVTARII, via the coding sequence ATGAGCCTAATAACATTAGACAAAGTGAAAAAAATTAAAACATTAAATAATATTGCAGAAGGAGGTTTAAATGTATTTCATAAGGATACCTTTACGGTCGATAATGACTGTGAAAATCCTGATGCGATTATTGTTCGCAGCTTCAATATGCATTCAATGGAATTCGGTAATAATTTAAAAGCAATCGCACGGGCCGGGGCAGGTGTCAATAATATTCCTGTCGACAAATGTACAGAGCAAGGAATAGTGGTTTTTAATACCCCTGGTGCAAATGCTAATGCTGTAAAAGAGATGGTTTTAACCTCATTAATGGCTTCATCACGAAACCTTTTTGCCGGTGTTTCATGGACAAAGACCTTAGAAGGTAAAGGGGAACAAGTTCCAAAGCTTGTGGAAGCAGGAAAAAAACAATTTGCAGGAAAAGAAATTAAGGGTAAGACTCTAGGTGTAATTGGATTAGGTGCAATTGGTGCATTTGTTGCGAACGATGCGATTGCTTTAGACATGGATGTGATTGGATTTGACCCGTTTATCTCTGTTGATACAGCATGGAATTTATCGCGTAATGTTAAACGTGCTTTAACCATTGAGGAGTTGTTTGCAAGCGCTGATTATATTACAGTACACACGCCATTAACTGAGGATACAAGAAGAATGTTTAACCAAGCAACATTTAGCATTATGAAACCAGGTGTTCATATTTTGAATTTCTCGCGGGGAGAGCTTGTGAATGAAACGGATATGGAGGCTGCACTTGAATGCGGGATAGTGGGTAAATATATTACAGACTTTCCAAATGAAAATGTATTGAAAATGAAAAATACTGTGTCTATACCACATCTTGGTGCCTCAACAAAAGAATCTGAGGAAAATTGTGCGATTATGGCGGGTCGCCAGATAAGGGATTTCCTGCAGACAGGAAACATTAAAAACTCTGTGAATTTTCCAAACGCTTGCCTTCCATATACAGGTAAGCAACGTGTAGCAGCTTTCCATCAAAATGTTCCTGGCATGGTTGGAAAGATTACCTCAGCCATCTCAAGCTATGATTTAAACATCGCAGATATGGTGAACAGAAGTCGTGGGGAATATGCCTATACAATGATTGACATTGATAATAATGTAACGAGCGATATCATTCCCCGTTTGGAGGAAAAAATCTACAAGATTGCAGGCATTGTCACAGCACGTATTATCTAA